Proteins from a genomic interval of Ictalurus furcatus strain D&B chromosome 2, Billie_1.0, whole genome shotgun sequence:
- the LOC128619289 gene encoding uncharacterized protein LOC128619289 gives MLLGFYLLLGVLHVTKGCSLTDNKGTSKVTAHVGDTVLLPCSCAAQQSPASMPIWRKINKLINDWDSVTLNQKRFQLSNVQVGNLSLLISHLTVEDDGLYRCQISIDYTDINLSVQGGSITKPPDAMSMAFLSFIPVVLLLLGLGGVIFWRCRARKREQTPSSEGPTGQKNDEETEGKEQETQDDVTYTTVVPTDTAQRPKVVNPEERTEYAVIKLNQ, from the exons ATGCTGCTGGGGTTTTATCTTCTCCTCGGTGTGCTTCATGTCACTAAAG GTTGCTCTCTAACAGACAATAAAGGAACATCAAAAGTTACTGCACATGTAGGAGACACAGTACTGCTGCCCTGCTCTTGCGCTGCACAACAGAGCCCAGCTAGTATGCCAATATGGAGGAAAATTAACAAGCTCATCAATGACTGGGATTCTGTAACACTTAACCAAAAGAGATTTCAGCTCAGTAATGTTCAGGTAGGAAATCTGTCTCTACTCATATCACACCTGACTGTCGAGGATGATGGACTGTACAGGTGTCAAATTAGTATTGACTACACAGACATCAACCTCAGTGTTCAag GAGGAAGCATTACAAAGCCGCCTGACGCGATGAGCATGGCTTTCCTCTCCTTCATTCCTGTTGTGCTGCTGTTGCTGGGACTCGGAGGAGTCATTTTTTGGAGATGCAGAG CGAGGAAACGAGAGCAGACACCGAGCAGTGAAGGACCGACAGGACAGAAGAACGATGAGGAAACAGAGGGGAAAGAGCAGGAAACACAG GATGACGTCACGTACACCACTGTGGTCCCCACTGACACAGCTCAAAGACCCAAAGTGGTCAACCCTGAGGAGAGGACAGAATACGCCGTCatcaaattaaatcaataa